The genome window CTTGAGTTCGACCAGTTCGGCGAAGCGCCGCTCTTCGTCGAGTTCCTCCAGCCGCGCCCGGTCGAGATCCTTGGCACCCGAAATGAGCGTATGGAAGACGCGGTCGGCCGCGGTGTGGCCGGTCTCGGTGCGCTGCAGAGCCTCGTTGAATTTGCCCTGGCGCAGCGGGCCAACCAGCGCGTCCGCCGTCTTGGTGGCGCGGCTGCCGATTCCGCGCAGCGCCCACAGGCGCTCGAAAATGACCGCCAGGCAGACGATGGAGATGAGGATCAGCGGGTACGTGGCATAGTAGCCCTGCTGGATCATCTGAATAATGCCGAACTGGTTCTGCATCGCTTAAAACCTTCCGCAGCCGAAAATTTTGGGCGGACCAGCGTGACCGCTGCGCATCCCCCGCTGCGCCGCGGCTAATCGTACCCGATCCAACCATAATTACCCATCCGGGCAGGCGCACGCAAACCTCGACGCGGTTACGAGAGCTTCGCGCGGGCCCCGGAGTTTCGGCCGGTCGCATTTTTGCGCGACCCCCGATACCTGCCGCGAGTCAACTCCGGGGCGGCGTATGCGGTTCCCGGCCCTTGCGGCAGGGCGGCGCTACGGGATAAATCTGCCGAAGGCGGGAGAACTCCGCCCCGGACTCCCCGCACAATCTCGGATTACCGACAAAGAGAGGATTGAGACGAAATGGCATTACTCGATGGGAAAGTCGCGATCGTTACGGGCGCCGGACGCGGTATCGGCCGCGAAGAGGCTCTGCTGCTGGCCAAACAGGGAGCCAAGGTCGTGGTCAACGATCTCGGCGGCCACTTCGACGGCACCGGGCAATCGCGCTCTCCAGCCGAAGAGGTAATCAAGGAGATCCGCGGCTTCGGCGGCGAAGCGGTCGCCAACTTCGAGAGCGTCAGCGACTTCAAATCCTCCAAGCGGATCGTGGAGTGCGCGCTGGACAATTTCGGCAAGCTCAACATCGTCGTCAACAACGCCGGCATCCTGCGCGACCGCATGATCTTCAACATGAGCGAGGAAGACTTCGACGCCGTCGTCAACGTCCATCTCAAGGGCACTTTCAACATGGCGCGCCACGCCGCCGCCTACTGGCGCGAGCAGCACAAGAACGGCAACCTGCTGAACGGCCGCCTGATCAACACCAGCTCGGATTCGGGCCTGCTCGGCAACGCCGGTCAGGGCAACTACGGCACCGCCAAGGCCGCGGTGGCCGCGTTCGCGATCATCGTGGACCGCGAGATGTCGCGCTACGGATGCACCGCCAACGCAATCGCGCCCGTCGCGCGCACCCGCCTGACCATCGACGCCACGCCGCAGACCGCCGCCACCATGCCCGCGGTCAAGCAAGGTCAGTTCGACCTCTTCAGCCCGGCCCACGTCGCGCCACTCGTCGCATGGCTTGGAAGCGACGACGCCAAGGACGTCCACGGCGAAGTGTTTCGCGTCGGGATGGGACGCGTATGGTTGATGCGCGGATGGCATTCGGTGGCGCAGGTCGCGGCCGCGCCCGGAACCTTTTTCGAGCCGGCGGCGCTCGGCGCGCGGCTTAAGGAAGAACTCG of Candidatus Binataceae bacterium contains these proteins:
- a CDS encoding SDR family NAD(P)-dependent oxidoreductase; the protein is MALLDGKVAIVTGAGRGIGREEALLLAKQGAKVVVNDLGGHFDGTGQSRSPAEEVIKEIRGFGGEAVANFESVSDFKSSKRIVECALDNFGKLNIVVNNAGILRDRMIFNMSEEDFDAVVNVHLKGTFNMARHAAAYWREQHKNGNLLNGRLINTSSDSGLLGNAGQGNYGTAKAAVAAFAIIVDREMSRYGCTANAIAPVARTRLTIDATPQTAATMPAVKQGQFDLFSPAHVAPLVAWLGSDDAKDVHGEVFRVGMGRVWLMRGWHSVAQVAAAPGTFFEPAALGARLKEELAKGPTKKESMAEVMSAGR
- a CDS encoding MotA/TolQ/ExbB proton channel family protein → MQNQFGIIQMIQQGYYATYPLILISIVCLAVIFERLWALRGIGSRATKTADALVGPLRQGKFNEALQRTETGHTAADRVFHTLISGAKDLDRARLEELDEERRFAELVELKRYVWVLATSGASAPFIGLFGTVVGILVAFQSMAVMGTGGFSVVAAGISEALISTALGLAVAIIAVIFYNYFSVKIDNINAAIHINAARLIDAALQGRQAVGG